A single Candidatus Angelobacter sp. DNA region contains:
- a CDS encoding DEAD/DEAH box helicase family protein — protein MPDYNPILNNPYEQPEWHYATNPQGELDYSRPVKGRRVFRPEVQTIPVRQGPQGELMGFNEVAATEHGNHVVNLLRREVGVWRQAKYPQTTRITRELLYFWFLNPGRDSTQSLFFAQREAIETAIWLNEVAEKSNVGQHILRQLEEARKVSASPENNLPRIAFKMATGSGKTVVMGALIAYHYFNRAEYRNDVRFADNFLLIAPGITIRDRLGVLRVDTRLGVDAEDYYHVRYLVPETWRKEMPELNKRLVITNYHAFEPKTLQGNKRSPMDGKFQADGTKQEAVEDHSQVIGRLLGSFRPGSRLLVINDEAHHCYLPREDDQKAEGEDAAEENRRASVWFNGLVRVAQRFKVRSIYDPPTFPA, from the coding sequence ATGCCTGACTATAATCCAATCCTAAACAATCCCTACGAACAACCGGAATGGCATTACGCCACGAACCCACAGGGTGAACTGGATTATTCGCGTCCGGTCAAGGGACGCCGCGTCTTCAGGCCGGAAGTCCAAACGATTCCCGTTCGTCAGGGCCCGCAAGGCGAGTTGATGGGGTTTAACGAAGTGGCCGCGACCGAGCATGGCAATCATGTCGTCAATCTGCTCCGCCGCGAGGTGGGCGTATGGAGGCAGGCTAAATATCCGCAGACGACGCGCATCACACGTGAGTTGCTTTATTTTTGGTTCCTCAATCCTGGACGCGATTCCACACAATCCCTCTTCTTCGCCCAGCGCGAAGCGATTGAGACCGCGATTTGGCTCAACGAAGTCGCCGAGAAATCGAACGTCGGCCAGCACATTCTTCGACAGCTTGAAGAAGCACGGAAAGTTTCCGCTTCGCCGGAAAACAATCTTCCACGCATTGCATTCAAGATGGCGACGGGTTCGGGCAAGACCGTCGTCATGGGTGCGCTCATCGCTTACCATTATTTCAATCGTGCTGAGTATCGGAACGATGTCCGCTTCGCCGACAACTTTCTCCTGATTGCGCCGGGCATCACGATTCGCGACCGACTCGGCGTGTTGCGCGTGGATACACGTTTGGGAGTGGACGCGGAAGATTACTACCATGTTCGCTACCTCGTGCCTGAAACATGGCGCAAGGAAATGCCGGAGTTGAACAAACGGCTTGTCATCACCAACTATCACGCGTTCGAACCGAAAACACTCCAAGGCAACAAACGTTCTCCAATGGACGGCAAGTTTCAGGCGGACGGAACAAAGCAAGAGGCCGTCGAAGATCATTCACAAGTCATAGGTCGTTTGCTCGGTAGTTTCCGTCCCGGTTCCCGCCTGCTCGTCATAAATGACGAGGCGCATCATTGTTATCTGCCACGCGAAGACGATCAGAAGGCAGAGGGCGAGGACGCTGCCGAAGAAAATCGCCGCGCATCCGTTTGGTTCAATGGACTGGTGCGCGTGGCACAGCGATTCAAAGTCCGTAGCATCTACGACCCGCCAACCTT